A single Streptomyces mirabilis DNA region contains:
- a CDS encoding PQQ-binding-like beta-propeller repeat protein, producing the protein MSQPPPPPPPNQPPPGGFGAPQDPPPGGFGAPQDPPPGGFGAPQDLPPGGFGAPQAPPPGGFGAPQPPQGPGYGYPQAPPQGPPQGPPAQPGYGYPGQQPAQPPGPPYGYGYPQQPPTYPMQPQVPQGGGGGRKLNGQVVIIVAAVAAVALIIGGGVWYASSGKDDSKNNSSGTSGGTGGKGGSGGDKTTGSTGKEKVPANTSSKVLFQVPAPAVPAESSVSTVGSWLTDKVYAKSGNAEINGYDPDSGAKVWTIKLPGPVCTASRHTTDSGRTAIVYEPAMPTKAKPSHGCSEVSALDLAAGKLLWTKSVKSGDQKISLDNVTTSANTVAVGSTNGGAAFDISTGKALWVPKPTDSCYDAGYGGGDKLVAVRKCGEYGSTRQLHIQTIDPTSGKVISEYKMSPGIEYASVVSTNPLVVAADVGDSAGDGSGISDFFSIDNKTGQLRTRISAPGKTYAAKCDGITRIESCARLVVGNDKLYIPTEQHDGGESGQINEIVAFDLGTGKQTGQRADAGDGYDISPLRMDGGNLLAYKRPPYDKGGQIVSIDGTSFKETKLLENPATASVHDAETSMLPDYAEILYSKGHLYMSGIYAHKPYSDSEKEYLVIAFGSQ; encoded by the coding sequence ATGAGCCAGCCGCCGCCCCCACCACCGCCGAACCAGCCCCCGCCGGGCGGCTTCGGCGCCCCGCAGGACCCTCCGCCGGGCGGCTTCGGTGCGCCCCAGGACCCGCCGCCGGGTGGCTTCGGAGCCCCCCAGGACCTTCCGCCGGGCGGCTTCGGTGCGCCGCAGGCTCCGCCGCCCGGTGGGTTCGGCGCCCCGCAGCCTCCGCAGGGTCCCGGCTACGGCTACCCGCAGGCGCCCCCGCAGGGGCCTCCTCAGGGACCCCCGGCCCAGCCGGGATACGGCTACCCCGGCCAGCAGCCCGCCCAGCCCCCGGGCCCCCCGTACGGCTACGGCTATCCGCAGCAACCGCCGACCTATCCGATGCAGCCCCAGGTTCCCCAGGGCGGGGGCGGCGGGCGGAAACTGAACGGCCAGGTGGTCATCATCGTGGCGGCCGTCGCGGCCGTCGCGCTGATCATCGGCGGCGGGGTCTGGTACGCGAGCTCCGGCAAGGACGACAGCAAGAACAACTCCTCCGGTACGAGCGGCGGCACCGGAGGCAAGGGCGGCTCGGGCGGCGACAAGACCACCGGTTCCACCGGCAAGGAGAAGGTCCCCGCCAACACCAGTTCCAAGGTCCTCTTCCAGGTCCCCGCGCCCGCCGTGCCCGCCGAGAGCAGCGTGTCCACCGTCGGCTCCTGGCTCACCGACAAGGTGTACGCCAAGAGCGGCAACGCCGAGATCAACGGCTACGACCCCGACTCGGGCGCCAAGGTCTGGACGATCAAGCTCCCCGGCCCGGTGTGCACGGCCAGCCGCCACACCACCGACTCCGGCCGGACCGCGATCGTCTACGAGCCCGCCATGCCGACCAAGGCGAAGCCTTCGCACGGCTGCAGCGAGGTCTCCGCCCTCGACCTCGCCGCAGGCAAGCTGCTGTGGACGAAGTCGGTCAAGTCCGGTGACCAGAAGATCAGCCTCGACAACGTCACCACCAGCGCGAACACCGTCGCCGTGGGCAGCACCAACGGTGGCGCCGCGTTCGACATCTCCACCGGCAAGGCGCTGTGGGTCCCGAAGCCCACGGACAGCTGTTACGACGCCGGGTACGGCGGCGGCGACAAGCTGGTCGCGGTCCGCAAGTGCGGCGAGTACGGCAGTACGCGGCAGTTGCACATCCAGACCATCGACCCGACGTCCGGGAAGGTGATCTCGGAGTACAAGATGTCGCCCGGCATCGAGTACGCGAGCGTCGTGTCGACGAACCCGCTGGTGGTGGCCGCCGACGTCGGCGACTCCGCCGGTGACGGCAGCGGCATCTCGGACTTCTTCTCCATCGACAACAAGACCGGTCAGCTGCGCACCAGGATCTCCGCGCCGGGCAAGACGTACGCGGCCAAGTGCGACGGCATCACCAGGATCGAGAGCTGCGCGAGACTGGTGGTCGGCAACGACAAGCTCTACATCCCGACCGAGCAGCACGACGGCGGCGAGTCCGGCCAGATCAACGAGATCGTCGCCTTCGACCTGGGCACCGGCAAGCAGACCGGCCAGCGCGCGGACGCGGGCGACGGCTACGACATCTCCCCGCTGCGCATGGACGGCGGCAACCTCCTGGCGTACAAGCGGCCGCCCTACGACAAGGGCGGTCAGATCGTGAGCATCGACGGCACCTCCTTCAAGGAGACCAAACTCCTGGAGAACCCGGCGACCGCGTCGGTCCACGACGCGGAGACGAGCATGCTCCCGGACTACGCCGAGATCCTTTACAGCAAGGGTCACCTGTACATGTCCGGGATCTACGCCCACAAGCCGTACAGCGACTCCGAGAAGGAATACCTGGTGATCGCGTTCGGCTCGCAATAG
- a CDS encoding helix-turn-helix transcriptional regulator — protein MGVRLMVVDDHRLLAEALASALKLRGHRVLAAAAPAAGAAELVITRAPEVCLIGTATPAEPGIFDPVIRIKRERPQVAVLVLGPVPNPRGIAAAFAAGASGYVRHDERIEGVERAIMKARAGEAAVAPALLQGAFSELLNPAAQPDDEGQRLLQMLTPREVEVLVRVADGEDTRLIAAGMGIAPSTARTHVQRVLMKLGVGSRLEAAALAARTGLLDRAGPVPTSPGGAAEDAG, from the coding sequence ATGGGAGTGCGGCTCATGGTGGTCGACGACCACCGACTGCTCGCCGAGGCGTTGGCCTCGGCGTTGAAACTGCGGGGGCACCGGGTGCTCGCCGCGGCGGCGCCCGCCGCGGGAGCGGCGGAGCTGGTGATCACCAGGGCACCGGAGGTGTGCCTGATCGGAACGGCGACACCCGCCGAGCCGGGAATCTTCGACCCGGTGATCAGGATCAAACGGGAGCGTCCGCAGGTGGCGGTCCTGGTCCTGGGCCCGGTCCCGAACCCGCGCGGCATCGCCGCCGCGTTCGCCGCGGGTGCGTCGGGCTACGTACGCCATGACGAGCGCATAGAGGGAGTCGAGCGCGCCATCATGAAGGCCAGGGCGGGCGAGGCGGCGGTCGCCCCCGCCCTGCTCCAGGGCGCCTTCAGCGAGCTGTTGAACCCCGCCGCCCAACCGGACGACGAGGGCCAGCGGCTTCTGCAGATGCTCACCCCACGCGAGGTGGAGGTCCTGGTGAGGGTCGCGGACGGGGAGGACACGAGGCTCATCGCGGCCGGTATGGGGATAGCTCCGTCGACCGCCCGGACCCATGTCCAGCGGGTGCTGATGAAGCTGGGGGTGGGGTCGCGGCTGGAGGCGGCCGCCCTGGCCGCGAGGACGGGACTGCTGGACCGGGCGGGGCCGGTGCCGACGTCTCCCGGCGGCGCGGCGGAGGACGCCGGCTGA
- a CDS encoding ATP-binding protein, whose amino-acid sequence MPTWRLRDFRDDDLDRAIQIWDQDRQTDDSPPVFPVSEVMAVARVGGPAVVAVVGDDLVGMAVAQAQGERAWITLVALAGNWRSRGIGSALIAELERRLRPQGIRRIGALLAPGATGTAALENSGYRARDGLVFYEKVEHLGASDAGLLAELGGRVQPVGLWAALAGMEREKETIERRIVLPLAEPALADRYGVAPPKAVILFGPPGTGKTSFARAVASRLEWPFVELFPSRLAAGSAGGLAASLRDTFHELAGLETVLLFIDEVEEIAGVRSGVAVDPGHGVTNELLKLIPGFRDHDDRLLICATNSVRSLDPAFLRPGRFDYVIPVGPPDAAAREAIWRRYLGRAADGVGLHRLVEASEMFTPADIEFAARKGAQAAFEREITDRQGTPADTEDYLAAIADTRPSLTEQALTEFREDIEHHIRM is encoded by the coding sequence ATGCCGACATGGCGACTGCGGGACTTCCGCGACGACGATCTGGACCGTGCCATCCAGATCTGGGACCAGGACCGGCAGACGGACGACTCCCCTCCGGTGTTCCCCGTCTCCGAGGTCATGGCCGTGGCCCGGGTCGGCGGCCCCGCGGTGGTCGCCGTGGTCGGCGACGACCTGGTGGGCATGGCGGTGGCGCAGGCCCAGGGTGAGCGGGCCTGGATCACGCTGGTGGCGCTCGCTGGGAACTGGCGCAGCCGGGGCATCGGCAGCGCCCTGATCGCCGAGCTGGAGCGACGCCTTCGCCCGCAGGGGATCCGTCGGATCGGTGCGCTGCTCGCCCCCGGGGCCACCGGAACCGCGGCGCTGGAGAACTCCGGCTACCGGGCCCGGGACGGACTGGTCTTCTACGAGAAGGTCGAGCACCTCGGCGCGAGCGACGCGGGTCTGCTCGCGGAGCTGGGCGGGCGGGTGCAGCCGGTCGGGCTCTGGGCCGCCCTCGCGGGGATGGAGCGGGAGAAGGAGACCATCGAGCGGCGGATCGTGCTGCCGCTGGCCGAACCCGCACTGGCCGACCGGTACGGGGTGGCGCCGCCGAAGGCGGTCATCCTCTTCGGGCCGCCGGGCACCGGCAAGACCAGCTTCGCGAGAGCCGTCGCCTCCCGGCTGGAGTGGCCGTTCGTGGAGCTCTTCCCGTCCCGGCTCGCCGCGGGCTCCGCCGGGGGCCTGGCGGCCTCGCTGCGGGACACGTTCCACGAGCTGGCGGGGCTGGAGACGGTGCTCCTGTTCATCGACGAGGTCGAGGAGATCGCCGGCGTCCGCTCCGGTGTGGCCGTCGACCCCGGCCACGGCGTCACCAACGAACTGCTCAAGCTGATCCCCGGCTTCCGCGACCACGACGACCGGCTGCTGATCTGCGCCACCAACTCCGTCCGCTCCCTCGATCCGGCGTTCCTGCGCCCCGGCCGGTTCGACTACGTCATCCCGGTCGGTCCCCCCGACGCGGCCGCCCGGGAAGCGATCTGGCGGCGCTACCTGGGCCGGGCCGCCGACGGGGTCGGGCTGCACCGGCTGGTGGAGGCCAGCGAGATGTTCACCCCCGCCGACATCGAGTTCGCCGCCCGCAAGGGCGCCCAGGCCGCCTTCGAACGCGAGATCACCGACCGTCAGGGCACCCCGGCCGACACCGAGGACTACCTCGCCGCCATCGCCGACACCCGTCCCTCGCTCACCGAACAGGCGCTCACCGAGTTCAGAGAGGACATCGAGCACCACATACGCATGTGA
- a CDS encoding sodium:solute symporter family protein gives MHAPTYLAAGLRLPTNGLDYTILGIYFVVVLGIGFAAKASVKTSLDFFLSGRSLPAWITGLAFISANLGATEILGMAANSAQYGVYTVHWYWIGAIPAMVFLGLVMMPFYYGSKVRSVPEFLLLRFDKAAHLLSSILFAFAAILIAGVNLYSLAIVVEALLGWPQWVAIVIAGFFVLAYITLGGLSSAIYNEVLQFFVILAALIPIAALGLKRVGGWDGLTHSLDKTHGSDFTTAWGGTGIGHVNPLGANWLTIVLGLGFVLSFGYWTTNFAEVQRALSAKNLSAAQRTPLIAAFPKIFIVFLVMIPGLVAAVLVPRIGTSGSNLQYNDAVPYLMQELLPNGVLGIAVTGLLAAFMAGMAANVSSFNTVFTSDIWRRYVVTDREDSYYVRFGRLITVIGVLASIGTAFLASSFSNIMAYLQTLFSFFNVPMFVAFIVGMFWKRASAKSGFWGLLAGTTAAMVNYFVIYKQGIIAIPSDQGANFVSAIAGFVAGAVVMVTVSLFTAPKPAEDLQGLVYGTVSPGMAEPPAVGDDAWYRRPALLGWGALILAAACYIPFSF, from the coding sequence ATGCATGCCCCCACATACCTCGCCGCAGGGCTCCGGCTCCCCACGAACGGGCTCGACTACACGATCCTCGGCATCTACTTCGTCGTCGTGCTCGGCATCGGTTTCGCCGCCAAGGCCTCGGTCAAGACCAGCCTCGACTTCTTCCTCTCCGGGCGTTCACTGCCCGCCTGGATCACCGGCCTCGCGTTCATCTCCGCCAACCTCGGCGCGACCGAGATCCTGGGGATGGCCGCGAACAGCGCGCAGTACGGCGTCTACACCGTGCACTGGTACTGGATCGGCGCGATCCCCGCCATGGTGTTCCTGGGCCTGGTGATGATGCCGTTCTACTACGGCTCGAAGGTCCGCTCGGTCCCGGAGTTCCTGCTCCTGCGCTTCGACAAGGCGGCGCACCTGCTGAGTTCGATCCTGTTCGCCTTCGCGGCGATCCTGATCGCGGGCGTCAACCTGTACTCACTGGCGATCGTGGTCGAGGCGCTGCTCGGCTGGCCCCAGTGGGTGGCGATCGTGATCGCGGGGTTCTTCGTACTGGCGTACATCACACTCGGCGGCCTGTCCTCGGCGATCTACAACGAGGTGCTGCAGTTCTTCGTGATCCTCGCGGCCCTGATCCCGATCGCCGCGCTCGGCCTGAAGCGGGTCGGCGGCTGGGACGGTCTGACCCACTCGCTCGACAAGACCCACGGCAGTGACTTCACCACCGCCTGGGGCGGTACGGGCATCGGCCATGTGAACCCGCTGGGCGCGAACTGGCTGACCATCGTCCTCGGCCTCGGCTTCGTCCTCTCCTTCGGCTACTGGACGACGAACTTCGCGGAGGTGCAGCGCGCGCTCTCGGCGAAGAACCTGTCGGCGGCCCAGCGCACCCCGCTCATCGCGGCGTTCCCCAAGATCTTCATCGTCTTCCTGGTGATGATCCCGGGCCTGGTGGCGGCCGTCCTGGTCCCCAGGATCGGCACGAGCGGCTCGAACCTCCAGTACAACGACGCGGTCCCGTACCTGATGCAGGAACTGCTGCCGAACGGCGTGCTGGGCATCGCGGTGACGGGACTCCTGGCGGCCTTCATGGCGGGCATGGCGGCCAACGTCTCGTCGTTCAACACGGTGTTCACGTCGGACATCTGGCGGCGGTACGTCGTGACCGACCGGGAGGACTCCTACTACGTCCGCTTCGGCCGCCTGATCACGGTGATCGGCGTCCTGGCGTCGATCGGCACGGCGTTCCTGGCGTCGTCCTTCTCCAACATCATGGCCTACCTGCAGACCCTCTTCTCCTTCTTCAACGTGCCGATGTTCGTGGCCTTCATCGTCGGCATGTTCTGGAAGCGCGCGTCGGCGAAGTCGGGATTCTGGGGCCTGCTGGCAGGCACGACGGCGGCGATGGTCAACTACTTCGTCATCTACAAGCAGGGGATCATCGCCATCCCCTCCGACCAGGGAGCCAACTTCGTCTCGGCGATCGCGGGCTTCGTGGCCGGCGCGGTGGTGATGGTCACGGTCTCCCTCTTCACGGCCCCCAAACCGGCGGAGGACCTCCAGGGCCTGGTCTACGGCACCGTCTCCCCCGGCATGGCCGAGCCGCCGGCCGTGGGCGACGACGCGTGGTACCGCAGGCCGGCACTGCTGGGCTGGGGCGCGCTGATCCTGGCGGCGGCCTGCTACATCCCGTTCTCGTTCTGA
- the galT gene encoding galactose-1-phosphate uridylyltransferase, giving the protein MKKTSTRLADGRELIYYDSGDDTVRDAVDRRPLEPTVTSSQVRRDPLLGDSVAIASHRQGRTYHPPANECPLCPSQGDRLSEIPDSSYDVVVFENRFPSLAGDSGRCEVVCFTSDHDSSFADLTEEQAGLVLEAWTDRTAELSHLSSVEQVFCFENRGEEIGVTLGHPHGQIYGYPFTTPRTALMLRSLAAHKEATGGENLFDDVVARELAEGDRIVLETERWVAFVPYAAHWPYEVHLYPKRRVPDLLGLDEETRTEFPQVYLELLRRFDRIFGEGEPPTPYIAAWHQAPFGALEEFEGVSRDDFALHLELFTIRRTSGKLKFLAGSESGMSVFINDVPPEAAAQRLREVASS; this is encoded by the coding sequence GTGAAGAAGACCTCGACCCGGCTTGCTGACGGTCGTGAGCTGATCTACTACGACTCGGGCGACGACACGGTGCGTGACGCGGTGGACCGCCGCCCGCTGGAGCCCACCGTCACCAGCTCCCAGGTGCGCCGCGACCCGCTGCTCGGCGACTCGGTCGCGATCGCCTCGCACCGCCAGGGACGCACGTATCACCCCCCGGCGAACGAGTGCCCCTTGTGCCCCTCGCAGGGCGACCGGCTGAGCGAGATCCCGGACTCCTCGTACGACGTCGTCGTCTTCGAGAATCGTTTCCCCTCGCTCGCCGGCGACTCCGGGCGCTGCGAGGTCGTCTGCTTCACCTCCGACCACGACTCGTCCTTCGCCGACCTCACCGAGGAGCAGGCGGGGCTCGTCCTGGAGGCGTGGACGGACCGCACGGCGGAGCTGTCCCACCTCTCCTCTGTCGAACAGGTCTTCTGTTTCGAGAACCGCGGCGAGGAGATCGGCGTCACCCTCGGCCACCCGCACGGGCAGATCTACGGCTACCCGTTCACCACCCCGCGCACGGCCCTGATGCTGCGCTCGCTGGCCGCGCACAAGGAGGCCACCGGCGGCGAGAACCTCTTCGACGACGTCGTCGCACGCGAGCTCGCCGAGGGCGACCGGATCGTCCTGGAGACCGAGCGGTGGGTCGCCTTCGTGCCGTACGCCGCCCACTGGCCCTACGAGGTCCACCTCTACCCCAAGCGGCGGGTGCCCGACCTGCTCGGGCTCGACGAGGAGACGCGCACAGAGTTCCCCCAGGTCTATCTGGAACTCTTGAGGCGCTTCGACCGGATCTTCGGTGAAGGGGAGCCTCCGACGCCGTACATCGCCGCCTGGCACCAGGCGCCTTTCGGCGCGCTGGAGGAGTTCGAAGGTGTGAGCAGGGACGACTTCGCGCTTCACCTTGAGCTTTTCACCATTCGCCGCACTTCCGGCAAGCTGAAGTTCCTCGCGGGTTCCGAGTCCGGCATGAGCGTGTTCATCAACGACGTGCCGCCGGAAGCCGCGGCTCAGCGACTGCGAGAGGTAGCGAGTTCATGA
- the galE gene encoding UDP-glucose 4-epimerase GalE has protein sequence MSGKYLVTGGAGYVGSVVAQHLIEAGHEVTVLDNLSTGFREGVPAGAAFIEGDIRDAGKWLDSSYDAVLHFAAFSQVGESVVKPEKYWDNNVGGTMALLAAMREAGVRKLVFSSTAATYGEPEQTPIVESAPTKPTNPYGASKLAVDHMITGEAAAHGLGAVSLRYFNVAGAYGAQGERHDPESHLIPLVLQVAQGRRDAISVFGDDYPTPDGTCIRDYIHVADLADAHLLAVEAATAGEHLICNLGNGNGFSVREVIETVRQVTGHPIPEVTAPRRAGDPAVLVASAATARERLGWNPSRADLAGIVADAWAFAQNKER, from the coding sequence ATGAGTGGGAAGTACCTGGTCACGGGTGGCGCGGGTTATGTCGGCAGCGTGGTCGCGCAGCATCTGATCGAGGCCGGTCACGAGGTGACGGTCCTCGACAACCTGTCGACGGGCTTCCGTGAGGGTGTGCCCGCCGGGGCCGCCTTCATCGAGGGCGACATCCGTGACGCCGGTAAGTGGCTGGACTCCTCGTACGACGCCGTGCTGCACTTCGCCGCGTTCTCGCAGGTCGGCGAGTCCGTCGTGAAGCCCGAGAAGTACTGGGACAACAACGTCGGCGGCACCATGGCGCTGCTCGCGGCGATGCGCGAGGCGGGCGTGCGCAAGCTGGTCTTCTCCTCCACCGCCGCCACGTACGGCGAGCCGGAGCAGACCCCGATCGTCGAGTCCGCGCCGACGAAGCCCACCAACCCCTACGGCGCCTCCAAGCTCGCCGTCGACCACATGATCACCGGCGAGGCGGCGGCCCACGGACTGGGCGCGGTGTCGCTGCGCTACTTCAACGTGGCCGGCGCCTACGGGGCGCAGGGTGAGCGCCACGACCCCGAGTCGCACCTCATCCCGCTCGTCCTCCAGGTCGCGCAGGGGCGGCGGGACGCGATCTCCGTCTTCGGCGACGACTACCCCACGCCGGACGGCACCTGCATCCGCGACTACATCCACGTGGCGGACCTGGCGGACGCCCACCTGCTGGCCGTCGAGGCGGCCACCGCCGGTGAGCACCTCATCTGCAATCTCGGCAACGGCAACGGCTTCTCCGTCCGCGAGGTCATCGAGACCGTCCGCCAGGTCACGGGGCACCCGATCCCCGAGGTCACGGCCCCGCGCCGGGCCGGTGACCCGGCCGTGCTCGTCGCCTCGGCGGCGACCGCGCGCGAGCGGCTCGGCTGGAACCCGTCCCGCGCGGATCTCGCGGGGATCGTCGCGGACGCGTGGGCGTTCGCTCAGAACAAGGAGCGGTAG
- the galK gene encoding galactokinase — protein sequence MGVREGFEELYGTAPEGVWAAPGRVNLIGEYTDFNEGFVMPLALPHTAVAAVSRRTDGVLRLHSADIEGPVVELHVDELAPLTNTSWAAYPAGVVWALREAGHAVTGADVHLASTVPTGAGLSSSAALEVVTALAFNDLYELGLTGPELARLAQRAENDFVGVPCGIMDQTASACCTEGHALHLDCRDLSIRQVPFDLASLGLELLVVDTRVKHALGDGAYAERREGCEEGARQLGVSHLRDVAYEELDAALARLSDERVRRYVRHVVSDDHRVERVIALLDAGDVRAIGPVLTDGHASLRDDLRISCEELDLVVATANAAGALGARMTGGGFGGSAIVLVESADVDTVTKAVTEAFGSAGYTAPRVFPAVPSAGARRVS from the coding sequence GTGGGCGTACGCGAGGGGTTCGAGGAGCTGTACGGGACCGCACCGGAAGGCGTCTGGGCGGCGCCCGGGCGGGTCAACCTGATCGGCGAGTACACGGACTTCAACGAGGGGTTCGTGATGCCGCTCGCCCTGCCGCACACGGCGGTGGCGGCGGTGTCGCGGCGCACGGACGGGGTGCTGCGGCTGCACTCCGCCGACATCGAGGGCCCGGTCGTCGAACTGCACGTCGACGAGCTGGCGCCGCTGACCAACACCAGCTGGGCCGCGTACCCGGCGGGCGTGGTGTGGGCGCTGCGCGAGGCGGGACACGCGGTGACGGGCGCGGACGTGCACCTCGCCTCGACCGTGCCGACGGGGGCGGGCCTGTCCTCCTCCGCCGCTCTGGAGGTCGTGACGGCGCTCGCCTTCAACGACCTGTACGAACTCGGCCTCACCGGGCCCGAACTGGCCCGCCTCGCCCAGCGCGCCGAGAACGACTTCGTCGGCGTGCCCTGCGGGATCATGGACCAGACGGCGTCCGCGTGCTGCACCGAGGGGCACGCCCTGCACCTCGACTGCCGCGATCTGTCCATCCGGCAGGTCCCCTTCGATCTGGCCTCCCTGGGGCTGGAGTTGCTGGTCGTCGACACGCGCGTGAAGCACGCGCTGGGCGACGGGGCGTACGCCGAGCGGCGCGAGGGGTGCGAGGAGGGCGCGCGGCAGCTCGGGGTGTCGCATCTGCGGGATGTCGCGTACGAGGAGCTCGACGCGGCGCTTGCGCGCCTCTCGGACGAGCGCGTACGCCGGTATGTCCGCCACGTCGTCTCGGACGACCACCGGGTGGAGCGGGTCATCGCGCTGCTGGACGCCGGGGACGTCCGGGCCATCGGGCCGGTCCTCACGGACGGGCACGCCTCGCTCCGGGACGACCTGCGGATCTCCTGCGAGGAGCTGGACCTCGTGGTCGCCACGGCCAACGCCGCGGGGGCGCTGGGTGCGCGGATGACGGGGGGCGGTTTCGGTGGCTCGGCGATCGTGCTGGTGGAGTCGGCGGATGTGGACACGGTGACGAAGGCGGTGACCGAGGCGTTCGGCTCCGCCGGTTACACGGCTCCCCGCGTCTTCCCGGCGGTGCCTTCGGCTGGCGCCCGCCGGGTGAGCTGA
- a CDS encoding GNAT family N-acetyltransferase, translated as MVSRMFRMETGDDKDRRDLLRRRLRDTNTAASPILRALRGTPAERELPLHVWALDADGALAGGLVGHTWTTWLHVTYLWVDTPHRGAGLGGRLLAEAERLAHEERGCRNSRLETWDFQAPEFYKKHGYEVVCVIPDYPPGITEYTLTRRLP; from the coding sequence ATGGTGAGCCGTATGTTTCGTATGGAGACAGGAGACGACAAAGACCGGCGTGATCTGCTCCGCCGGCGACTGCGCGACACGAACACAGCGGCGTCCCCGATCCTCCGCGCGCTGCGCGGCACCCCCGCCGAACGGGAACTTCCGCTCCACGTCTGGGCCTTGGACGCCGACGGGGCGCTCGCGGGCGGGCTCGTCGGTCACACCTGGACGACGTGGCTGCACGTGACGTACCTCTGGGTGGACACCCCCCACCGCGGCGCGGGCCTCGGCGGCCGGCTCCTCGCCGAGGCCGAGCGCCTCGCCCACGAGGAGCGCGGCTGCCGCAACTCCCGCCTGGAAACCTGGGACTTCCAGGCCCCCGAGTTCTACAAGAAACACGGCTACGAGGTGGTGTGCGTGATCCCCGACTATCCGCCGGGGATCACGGAATACACCTTGACCAGACGCTTGCCCTGA
- a CDS encoding LuxR C-terminal-related transcriptional regulator gives MVRIRVLVVDDHRIFAESLAAALAAEPDVDVSAAGSGPAALRCLERASAEGRRFDVLLVDADLGGNLPGARPAVPVQEGNEDGLVDGISLVAGVRSGQPSVRIVVLAEKDDPRRAALALQAGASGWVAKDCSLSRLLTVIRGVLRDETHLPPALLTGVLRELTAARKHRTESERLVESLTPREREVLRCMVAGLGRKAVAERLFLSPHTVRTHMQNVLGKLGVHSTLAAVALARRAGVGPVDLAGDVVERGGQLA, from the coding sequence GTGGTTCGCATCCGTGTCCTGGTCGTCGACGACCACCGCATCTTCGCCGAGTCGCTCGCCGCCGCCCTGGCCGCCGAGCCCGACGTCGACGTGTCCGCCGCCGGCAGCGGCCCGGCCGCGCTGCGCTGCCTGGAGCGGGCGTCCGCGGAGGGCCGCAGATTCGACGTGCTGCTCGTCGACGCCGACCTGGGCGGCAATCTGCCCGGCGCCCGTCCTGCCGTACCGGTCCAGGAGGGCAACGAGGACGGGCTCGTCGACGGCATCTCGCTCGTCGCCGGCGTCCGTTCGGGACAGCCGAGCGTACGCATCGTCGTGCTCGCCGAGAAGGACGATCCACGCCGCGCCGCCCTCGCACTGCAGGCCGGCGCCTCGGGGTGGGTCGCCAAGGACTGTTCCCTGTCGCGGCTCCTGACCGTCATACGGGGTGTGCTGCGCGACGAGACGCATCTTCCGCCCGCCCTGCTCACGGGCGTACTGCGGGAGTTGACCGCCGCGCGCAAGCACCGCACCGAGAGCGAGCGGCTGGTCGAATCGCTCACGCCGCGGGAGCGGGAAGTGCTGCGGTGCATGGTCGCGGGGCTGGGGCGGAAGGCCGTCGCGGAGAGGCTGTTCCTCTCCCCGCACACCGTCCGTACCCATATGCAGAACGTGCTGGGGAAGTTGGGCGTCCACTCGACGCTCGCCGCGGTCGCCCTCGCTCGCCGGGCCGGGGTCGGGCCCGTCGACCTAGCCGGGGATGTTGTCGAACGGGGCGGTCAGCTGGCGTAG
- the tamR gene encoding MarR family transcriptional regulator TamR — MEDEVDRLVAAWRRERPDLDVEPLEVLSRVSRLARHLDRARRLAFSEHSLEPWEFDVLTALRRAGSPYQLSPGQLLTQTLVTSGTMTNRIDRLTKKGLVERLPDPSDRRGVLVRLTDEGRDRADQALAGLLDQERAILAELSKAQRGELASLLRQLTAPFDNIPG; from the coding sequence ATGGAGGACGAGGTCGATCGGCTGGTCGCAGCATGGCGCCGGGAGCGCCCTGACCTCGACGTGGAACCGCTCGAGGTACTCAGCCGGGTGAGCAGGCTCGCCCGGCACCTGGACCGCGCCCGACGGCTGGCGTTCTCCGAGCACAGCCTGGAGCCCTGGGAGTTCGACGTGCTGACCGCACTGCGGCGCGCGGGCTCCCCGTACCAGCTCTCCCCCGGCCAGCTGCTCACGCAGACGCTCGTCACCTCCGGCACGATGACCAACCGTATCGACCGGCTGACGAAGAAGGGCCTGGTGGAGCGCCTCCCGGACCCGAGCGACCGCCGGGGGGTACTCGTGCGCCTCACGGACGAGGGACGGGACCGCGCCGACCAGGCGCTCGCCGGTCTCCTCGACCAGGAGCGCGCGATCCTGGCCGAACTCAGCAAGGCGCAGCGCGGTGAACTCGCGTCCCTGCTACGCCAGCTGACCGCCCCGTTCGACAACATCCCCGGCTAG